A genomic region of Candidozyma auris chromosome 5, complete sequence contains the following coding sequences:
- the RIM21 gene encoding Rim21p, protein MFWRSRGARKVYQSCMPIELPEGLIISHDFNSPVKYIRRAVFHQKCYEGSTPMLNSNVNLVLNTFSESLPLVRKSWEEFTSPPNSGVFVYSVVPIVYSIAISAVITWFLTIFVLTNYTIKPSFLLQSSTILSSVYMLITVIKSIVVLHNQQRQGYLHGEALLHAVNDTLYLSIIDLIVVLSLLILQVQVVMRLFSRQSDKRSIFYVGTGAAVVSQALWGVTKFHNFHEDAEAGKIIPALTYLIRIAMGMCYAAIFTAFLLTKIKQIAANRNIWLISLLTFVFIYAPVAFFIADVSNAWVYALSEIFSVVTYVVCVVIPWEWCNKYNVIRKMMEKEGVLGRRFYEDELYELDRFELFVEEEEPESRHSFHDSDSQSDDRGGGVPVHSQSSSSQTLMKNTSPEISSNAEHWQKSKLARLTDGVNIVKNRFLDITDKIIATGLAVPRSVSVGSSFGGSQHQPVERSAEAPLAQLERHASERRRSRERQEASLGRGTATRSNEQEERSVSFAEVDNAGRNRRDVFVYSRRDVVLELDEEED, encoded by the coding sequence ATGTTCTGGCGAAGCAGGGGAGCCCGCAAGGTATACCAGCTGTGTATGCCCATCGAGCTACCGGAAGGACTCATCATCAGCCACGACTTCAATAGCCCTGTGAAGTATATACGACGGGCTgtttttcatcaaaaatgcTACGAGGGCCTGACACCTATGTTGAACTCAAATGTCAACTTGGTGCTCAACACGTTCTCTGAATCGCTACCGCTTGTGCGCAAGTCGTGGGAAGAGTTTACTTCACCTCCTAATAGCGGTGTGTTCGTGTATAGCGTGGTTCCTATAGTGTACTCCATAGCTATTCTGGCGGTCATCACATGGTTTCTCACCATATTTGTGCTCACAAACTATACTATCAAGCCTTCGTTTCTACTACAGCTGCTGACGATCCTATCGTCGGTGTACATGCTAATAACGGTGATCAAGTCCATTGTGGTGTTACATAACCAGCAACGACAAGGCTATTTACATGGAGAGGCCCTTCTTCATGCCGTCAATGATACGCTATATTTGAGCATCATAGACCTCATTGTCGTCctctctcttctcatcTTGCAGGTCCAAGTTGTGATGAGACTCTTCCTGAGACAGAGCGACAAACGTCTGATTTTCTATGTGGGCACCGGTGCTGCCGTTGTCTCGCAGGCACTCTGGGGAGTCACAAAGTTTCATAACTTCCATGAAGACGCCGAGGCGGGTAAAATTATCCCTGCATTGACATACCTCATCCGTATCGCCATGGGTATGTGTTACGCAGCTATATTTACAGCTTTTTTGCTCACGAAGATCAAACAGATTGCAGCAAATAGAAATATTTGGCTCATATCTCTACTCACGTTTGTTTTCATCTACGCTCCCGTGGCGTTCTTCATCGCTGATGTCTCAAATGCTTGGGTGTACGCCCTTTCTGAGATCTTCTCGGTGGTTACCTACGTCGTTTGCGTGGTTATACCATGGGAATGGTGTAACAAGTACAATGTAATCAGGAAAATgatggaaaaagaaggtgtgTTAGGGCGTCGCTTCTACGAAGATGAGCTCTACGAGCTTGACAGATTTGAATTGTtcgtggaagaagaagagccagaaaGTCGACATTCGTTTCATGATTCTGACTCTCAAAGTGACGACcgtggtggtggtgttcCCGTGCATAGTCAAAGCAGTTCGAGCCAaactttgatgaagaacaCTTCACCAGAGATCAGTCTGAATGCAGAACACTGGCAAAAGAGCAAACTTGCCAGGCTCACAGATGGGGTCAATATTGTCAAGAACAGGTTTCTTGATATCACAGACAAAATTATCGCTACTGGTTTGGCTGTTCCCAGGTCTGTCAGTGTAGGCAGCAGTTTTGGGGGTTCGCAGCATCAGCCCGTCGAGAGACTGGCAGAGGCACCATTGGCGCAACTCGAGAGGCATGCAAGTgaaaggagaagatctAGAGAACGACAAGAAGCAAGCCTTGGAAGAGGTACAGCTACAAGAAGCaatgagcaagaagaacgaaGTGTTTCGTTCGCAGAGGTGGACAATGCTGGACGTAACCGCCGTGATGTGTTTGTTTACTCTAGACGAGATGTAGTTTTGGAACTagatgaggaggaggatTGA
- a CDS encoding bifunctional DRAP deaminase/tRNA pseudouridine synthase has protein sequence MITQTWALILLISYLSSTANLHPSSHIRVRKISTLQGWMRIHPRHFQSLIRMSEAGQKRAVSPAAADKSPADFPKTRAPRGTKKLRDDHGFKVKQQTIDKDVLSSTANPQKTIHEEETEGASYVIDGPLRRTTPYYFTYLTYCKQRWRDRKILDVFLDEFREKDGDIYRKAIASGQVTINKKPTTIDSIVRNGDLISHRCHRHEPAVSSRPIKIVFEDENVIAIDKPSGIPVHPTGRYRYNTITKIFQHEYGKTVHPCNRLDRLTSGLMFLGKNAKGADYFVKQIRERNVRKEYIARVKGKFPVEPLSIDQPLYTASPKHALNVVDHEKGKPAVTEFKRVSYDPSTDTSIVKCHPLTGRTHQIRVHLQYVGHPIANDPIYSSAFVWGSDDLGKGNEGCSEDVIARLDKIGKEKACSTWFHPEEDGEVLSKECCPECEMPFYTDPGPNDLDLWLHAYKYEASDKSWSYTADYPDWAINPHRKFMELAIEQARKCGETQTQFNVGAVLVLDGEILATGHSRELPGNTHAEQCALEKYFKEHNTTDVPKGTELFTTMEPCSFRLSGNLPCVDRVLNTSIKTCFVGVLEPDTFVKNNTGKAKLEEADVEYIHIPGYEDECLEIATFGHEKKD, from the coding sequence ATGATCACCCAAACTTGGGCTCTTATCCTTTTGATCTCCTATCTCTCCTCCACTGCCAATTTGCACCCGCTGTCTCACATCAGAGTGCGAAAAATATCAACTCTCCAAGGCTGGATGAGAATTCACCCCAGACACTTCCAATCACTAATTAGAATGTCTGAGGCTGGCCAGAAAAGAGCAGTATCACCTGCTGCGGCGGACAAGTCACCAGCTGACTTCCCAAAAACAAGGGCCCCAAGAGGAACGAAAAAGCTCAGAGATGACCATGGGTTCAAGGTGAAGCAGCAGACGATCGATAAAGACGTTCTTTCGTCTACGGCAAACCCACAGAAGACTATCCACGAAGAGGAAACTGAAGGAGCCTCGTATGTGATTGACGGGCCGCTTCGAAGAACCACGCCTTACTATTTCACGTATTTGACATACTGCAAGCAGAGATGGAGAGACAGGAAGATCCTAGATGTGTTCCTCGATGAGTTCAGGGAAAAGGACGGTGATATTTATCGCAAGGCCATAGCCTCGGGCCAGGTTacaatcaacaagaagccaACGACAATAGACTCGATCGTGAGAAATGGTGATCTAATATCACACAGGTGCCATCGTCATGAACCTGCGGTTTCGCTGAGACCTATAAAGATCGTTTTCGAGGATGAAAATGTAATTGCCATAGATAAACCCTCGGGTATTCCAGTGCATCCCACCGGCCGCTACAGGTATAACACTATCACTAAGATATTTCAGCATGAGTACGGCAAAACTGTGCACCCTTGCAACAGATTAGATAGACTCACCCTGGGGCTCATGTTCTTGGGTAAAAACGCAAAAGGTGCTGACTACTTTGTCAAGCAGATTCGTGAGAGAAACGTGAGGAAGGAGTATATTGCCAGGGTCAAAGGTAAGTTCCCTGTGGAGCCTCTTCTGATAGACCAGCCATTGTATACTGCCTCTCCAAAACACGCCTTGAACGTCGTGGATCACGAAAAGGGGAAACCAGCAGTGACTGAATTCAAGAGGGTGTCTTATGATCCTTCTACGGACACGTCGATCGTGAAATGTCATCCACTAACAGGCAGAACACACCAAATTAGGGTGCATCTCCAATACGTAGGCCACCCGATCGCCAACGACCCAATTTATTCAAGTGCATTCGTTTGGGGTAGTGATGATTTGGGAAAGGGTAACGAAGGATGTTCGGAAGATGTGATTGCCAGATTGGACAAAATAGGTAAAGAGAAAGCTTGCTCTACTTGGTTCCACCCTGAGGAAGACGGTGAAGTGCTCTCCAAGGAGTGTTGCCCCGAATGTGAGATGCCCTTCTACACTGATCCTGGTCCAAACGATCTTGATCTCTGGCTCCACGCCTACAAGTATGAGGCGTCGGATAAGCTGTGGTCGTACACAGCAGATTATCCTGACTGGGCCATCAATCCACACCGCAAGTTCATGGAGCTTGCTATAGAACAGGCAAGAAAGTGTGGAGAAACTCAGACTCAATTTAATGTGGGTGCTGTGTTGGTGCTTGATGGAGAGATCCTTGCCACTGGCCATTCCCGAGAGCTTCCTGGCAACACACACGCTGAGCAATGTGCACTAGAAAAATATTTCAAGGAACATAACACTACTGATGTACCTAAGGGAACAGAATTATTTACGACGATGGAGCCATGTTCATTCAGGCTTAGTGGCAACTTACCTTGTGTCGATAGAGTCCTAAACACTAGCATTAAAACCTGCTTTGTGGGAGTTCTTGAGCCCGATACATTCGTGAAGAATAACACGGGCAAGGCTAAACTTGAGGAAGCTGACGTTGAGTACATTCATATCCCTGGCTACGAAGATGAATGTCTCGAGATTGCCACTTTTGGccatgagaagaaggactAA